In Agromyces archimandritae, one genomic interval encodes:
- a CDS encoding polyamine ABC transporter substrate-binding protein encodes MRSPWGAGRPVRVLAGESAAERIGRDLSRRRFLGMAAVAGATGLLAACTPSGRGPSPAPSGTDRRIAGGLSIGTWGAYDAPEVLESFTQTFGPAVTLDSYGSNEEMLAKLDAGAAYDLVVPTSTYLPPMIARGRLRRLDRDRIPNLANVDAAYRGMPWDPDDEFSVCKAWGTTGFLYDTTVIRRELSTWADFLDAAQREASGATTMLDAKEDVAGAYFWANGIDWMTTDEAELAAAEDFLVNTLAPHLQGFDSAPSEARIPDATSALVQDWNGDARFGILASDEPERWRWVLGAPRTELWMDCWAIPADAANPDAAHAFIDWVLEPPHSLAELEFTGYHTGTAGVERAARDAGVELPEMIFFSPEQLETMDEGELTAAQPRLVEILDAAKARVGA; translated from the coding sequence GTGCGGAGTCCTTGGGGTGCGGGCCGACCCGTGCGGGTGCTGGCCGGCGAGTCGGCGGCCGAGCGGATCGGGCGCGATCTCTCGCGCCGGCGCTTCCTCGGCATGGCGGCGGTCGCGGGGGCGACGGGGCTGTTGGCGGCCTGCACGCCGAGCGGCCGCGGCCCGAGTCCGGCGCCGTCGGGCACCGATCGGCGGATCGCCGGCGGCCTGTCGATCGGCACCTGGGGCGCCTACGACGCCCCCGAGGTGCTGGAGTCGTTCACGCAGACGTTCGGCCCGGCGGTGACGCTGGATTCCTACGGGTCGAACGAGGAGATGCTGGCCAAGCTCGACGCGGGCGCCGCCTACGATCTCGTGGTGCCGACGAGCACGTATCTGCCGCCCATGATCGCCCGGGGGCGCCTGCGGCGTCTCGACCGCGACCGCATCCCGAATCTCGCGAACGTCGACGCGGCATACCGCGGCATGCCGTGGGATCCGGACGACGAGTTCTCGGTCTGCAAGGCGTGGGGCACGACGGGCTTCCTGTACGACACGACGGTCATCCGCCGTGAGCTGTCGACGTGGGCGGACTTCCTCGATGCCGCCCAGCGCGAGGCGAGCGGGGCGACGACGATGCTGGATGCGAAGGAGGACGTCGCGGGCGCGTATTTCTGGGCGAACGGCATCGACTGGATGACGACGGACGAGGCCGAGCTCGCGGCCGCCGAGGACTTCCTGGTGAACACGCTCGCACCGCATCTGCAGGGGTTCGATTCGGCGCCGAGCGAGGCGCGGATCCCGGATGCCACGAGTGCGCTCGTGCAGGACTGGAACGGCGATGCGCGCTTCGGCATCCTCGCGAGCGATGAGCCGGAGCGGTGGCGCTGGGTGCTCGGAGCCCCGCGCACGGAGCTGTGGATGGACTGCTGGGCGATCCCGGCCGATGCGGCGAACCCGGACGCGGCGCACGCGTTCATCGACTGGGTGCTGGAGCCTCCGCATTCGCTCGCCGAGCTCGAGTTCACGGGCTATCACACGGGCACGGCCGGCGTCGAGCGTGCGGCCCGGGATGCCGGCGTGGAACTGCCGGAGATGATCTTCTTCTCCCCCGAGCAGCTCGAGACGATGGACGAGGGCGAGCTGACGGCGGCGCAGCCGCGCCTGGTGGAGATCCTCGACGCGGCGAAGGCGCGCGTCGGCGCCTGA
- a CDS encoding anaerobic C4-dicarboxylate transporter family protein codes for MEIFLAIVQACVVLGAIVLGVRMGGIGLGLWGVVGTGVLVFGFGLAPGDLPIDAFFIIIAVITASAAMQAAGGIDYLVGIASKIIRANPKRLTYVAPLVAFAFTALSGTSNIFFALIPVIYETAYRNGQRPERSLAASTVTSGLGITASPVSAAMAAYLVLVEPQGFPLPRILMITVPAAIVACIVTSFVQQRIGKELIDDPKFLKRVEAGEVEMPPVLAAKYRAKLAAEGGAGGGVGGSSSADAAGSATATDAGNDTSSGSGGSPASTVEATAPHEQPVPKGGRSSAWVFIAAIIVIVALGLFPSIRPQVPTGDDGETEAISMSIVIEILMFTAALVIMIMRKVKPAKVLDQSLMASGFIAAIALFGIAWMADTFIGGNQETIIDPLGDLITHAPLLLAVALFIVCGLTTSQSATTNMIVPIAIAAAVAPGVITAMWPSLIGVWLFPANGSQIAAVETDRTGTTKLSPVPIWHSFTIPMLVSWVAVVGVGLLIQLIP; via the coding sequence ATGGAGATCTTTCTCGCGATCGTGCAAGCGTGCGTGGTGCTCGGCGCCATCGTGCTCGGCGTTCGAATGGGCGGAATCGGCCTCGGCCTCTGGGGCGTCGTCGGCACCGGCGTGCTCGTGTTCGGCTTCGGCCTGGCACCGGGCGATCTGCCCATCGACGCGTTCTTCATCATCATCGCGGTCATCACGGCATCCGCCGCGATGCAGGCCGCAGGCGGCATCGACTACCTCGTCGGCATCGCCTCGAAGATCATCCGGGCCAACCCGAAACGCCTCACCTACGTCGCCCCGCTCGTCGCCTTCGCGTTCACCGCGCTCTCGGGCACCTCGAACATCTTCTTCGCGCTCATCCCGGTCATCTACGAGACCGCCTACCGCAACGGGCAACGGCCCGAACGCTCGCTGGCGGCATCCACCGTGACCAGCGGACTCGGCATCACCGCGAGCCCCGTGTCGGCCGCGATGGCCGCCTACCTCGTGCTCGTCGAACCGCAGGGGTTCCCGCTGCCTCGCATCCTCATGATCACCGTGCCCGCCGCCATCGTCGCGTGCATCGTCACCTCCTTCGTGCAGCAGCGCATCGGCAAGGAACTCATCGACGACCCGAAGTTCCTGAAGCGCGTCGAAGCCGGCGAGGTCGAGATGCCGCCCGTGCTCGCCGCGAAGTACCGTGCGAAGCTGGCCGCCGAGGGCGGTGCGGGCGGGGGCGTCGGCGGCTCGTCGTCGGCGGATGCCGCGGGCAGTGCGACGGCGACGGACGCCGGGAACGATACGAGCAGCGGATCGGGCGGCTCCCCGGCATCCACCGTGGAGGCCACGGCTCCGCACGAGCAGCCCGTGCCGAAGGGCGGCCGATCCTCCGCCTGGGTCTTCATCGCCGCGATCATCGTGATCGTCGCCCTCGGCCTGTTCCCCTCGATCCGGCCGCAGGTGCCCACCGGCGACGACGGCGAGACCGAGGCCATCAGCATGTCGATCGTCATCGAGATCCTGATGTTCACGGCCGCGCTCGTCATCATGATCATGCGCAAGGTCAAGCCCGCCAAGGTCCTCGACCAGTCCCTCATGGCCTCCGGCTTCATCGCCGCGATCGCCCTCTTCGGTATCGCCTGGATGGCCGACACCTTCATCGGCGGCAACCAGGAGACGATCATCGACCCGCTCGGCGACCTCATCACGCACGCGCCGCTGCTCCTGGCCGTCGCCCTCTTCATCGTCTGCGGCCTCACGACCAGCCAGTCCGCGACGACGAACATGATCGTGCCCATCGCGATCGCCGCCGCCGTCGCACCCGGCGTCATCACGGCGATGTGGCCCTCGCTCATCGGCGTCTGGCTGTTCCCCGCGAACGGCTCGCAGATCGCCGCCGTCGAAACCGACCGCACCGGCACGACGAAACTCTCGCCCGTGCCGATCTGGCACTCCTTCACGATCCCGATGCTCGTGTCGTGGGTGGCCGTCGTCGGCGTCGGACTGCTCATCCAATTGATCCCGTGA
- a CDS encoding M20/M25/M40 family metallo-hydrolase — protein MTDAAELMQKLDALMPDVLDRHAKLVRIPSIAFPGFDEKPVHEMGQAVVDMLRDAGAADAELLAVPDGYPCVYADIPGPEGSPTVLLYAHYDVQPAPKEQGWTSDPWEPTKKADGRIYGRGAADDKSGLAMHYGTLKLLAANPPCRIKILVEGEEETISHLEPFVEANPERFACDVAVIADIGPQAVNRPGLTTALRGDVSCTITVSTLANPVHSGLFGGAAPDAMTAMIRILAGLHDDAGDTVIPGVDSGTWPGAAMDEPVYRAGSAILDGVDYLGTGSLSDRIWAKPSVTVIGMDVPNTVEGSNVLLPSVKARLSLRIAPGSDADAQLDALMSHLRAQTPWNCKVEVEKVKTGHAFAVDTSASAIKAAEDALSEVYGKNVEAIGSGGSIPLVASIQKVAPKAAIVLWGVQDTEHARIHASDESVDPAELQRMTAAQALLLTKLGA, from the coding sequence ATGACCGACGCAGCCGAACTCATGCAGAAACTCGACGCACTCATGCCCGACGTGCTCGACCGGCACGCGAAACTCGTCCGCATCCCGTCCATCGCGTTCCCCGGCTTCGACGAGAAACCCGTGCACGAGATGGGGCAGGCCGTCGTCGACATGCTCCGCGACGCCGGCGCGGCCGACGCCGAACTGCTCGCCGTGCCGGACGGCTACCCGTGCGTCTACGCCGACATCCCCGGCCCCGAAGGCTCGCCGACCGTGCTGCTCTACGCCCACTACGACGTGCAGCCCGCCCCCAAGGAGCAAGGCTGGACGAGCGACCCGTGGGAGCCGACGAAGAAGGCCGACGGGCGCATCTACGGACGCGGCGCCGCCGACGACAAATCCGGCCTCGCCATGCACTACGGCACCCTGAAACTGCTCGCGGCGAACCCGCCGTGCCGCATCAAGATCCTCGTCGAAGGCGAAGAGGAGACCATCTCGCACCTCGAACCCTTCGTCGAAGCCAACCCCGAACGCTTCGCGTGCGACGTGGCCGTCATCGCCGACATCGGCCCGCAAGCCGTGAACCGGCCCGGCCTCACCACCGCGCTCCGCGGCGACGTGTCCTGCACCATCACCGTCTCGACGCTCGCGAACCCCGTCCACTCCGGCCTGTTCGGCGGCGCGGCGCCCGACGCGATGACCGCCATGATCCGCATCCTCGCCGGCCTCCACGACGACGCCGGCGACACCGTCATCCCCGGCGTCGACAGCGGCACCTGGCCGGGCGCCGCCATGGACGAACCCGTCTACCGCGCCGGATCGGCCATCCTCGACGGCGTCGACTACCTCGGCACCGGCTCGCTCTCCGACCGCATCTGGGCCAAGCCCTCCGTCACCGTCATCGGCATGGACGTGCCGAACACCGTGGAGGGCTCCAACGTGCTGCTGCCCTCGGTGAAGGCGCGACTCTCGCTCCGCATCGCCCCCGGCTCCGACGCCGACGCCCAGCTCGACGCGCTCATGTCGCACCTGCGGGCGCAGACGCCGTGGAACTGCAAGGTCGAGGTCGAGAAGGTCAAGACCGGCCACGCCTTCGCCGTCGACACCTCCGCCTCGGCCATCAAGGCCGCCGAAGACGCGCTCTCGGAGGTCTACGGCAAGAACGTCGAAGCGATCGGCTCGGGCGGATCCATCCCCCTCGTCGCCTCGATCCAGAAGGTCGCGCCGAAGGCGGCGATCGTGCTGTGGGGGGTGCAGGACACCGAACACGCCCGCATCCACGCCTCCGACGAATCGGTCGACCCCGCCGAACTGCAGCGCATGACCGCCGCGCAGGCGCTGCTGCTCACGAAGCTGGGCGCGTAG
- the aceA gene encoding isocitrate lyase: MSTTRPGDQTQTAAELELEWQADPRWTDVKRDYTAEDVIALRGPVREERTLARRGAEKLWEQIQQNTGTALAPQDDPEWSYALGALTGNQAVQQVRAGLKAIYLSGWQVAADANLSGQTYPDQSLYPANSVPAVVRRINNALLRTGQIEQGVSTGSTDEKDWMAPIVADAEAGFGGPLNAYELMHQMIEAGAAGVHWEDQLASEKKCGHMGGKVLVPTSQHIRTINAARLAADVAGVPSIIIARTDALAATLLTSDHDERDRPFVTGERTAEGFYEVQNGIEPVIARGLAYAEYADLLWVESAEPDLALARRFAEAVHAKFPGKRLAYNCSPSFNWKRHLDDDQIAKFQRELASMGYAFQFITLAGFHALNHSMFELASGYRDRQMSAYVELQEAEFASEANGYTATRHQREVGTGYFDKIATALNPSSATLALVGSTEEAQF, translated from the coding sequence ATGAGCACCACCCGCCCCGGAGACCAGACCCAGACCGCCGCCGAACTCGAGCTCGAGTGGCAGGCCGACCCGCGCTGGACCGACGTCAAGCGCGACTACACCGCCGAAGACGTCATCGCCCTCCGCGGCCCCGTCCGCGAGGAGCGCACGCTCGCCCGTCGCGGCGCCGAGAAGCTGTGGGAGCAGATCCAGCAGAACACCGGCACCGCCCTCGCCCCGCAGGACGACCCGGAGTGGTCGTACGCGCTCGGCGCCCTCACCGGCAACCAGGCCGTCCAGCAGGTCCGCGCGGGCCTGAAGGCCATCTACCTGTCGGGCTGGCAGGTCGCCGCCGACGCGAACCTCTCCGGCCAGACCTACCCCGACCAGTCGCTGTACCCGGCGAACTCGGTGCCCGCCGTCGTCCGCCGCATCAACAACGCGCTGCTGCGCACCGGCCAGATCGAGCAGGGGGTTTCGACAGGCTCAACCGACGAGAAGGACTGGATGGCGCCGATCGTCGCCGACGCCGAGGCCGGCTTCGGCGGCCCGCTGAACGCCTACGAGCTCATGCACCAGATGATCGAGGCCGGCGCCGCAGGCGTGCACTGGGAGGACCAGCTCGCCAGCGAGAAGAAGTGCGGCCACATGGGCGGCAAGGTGCTCGTGCCGACGAGCCAGCACATCCGCACCATCAACGCGGCCCGTCTCGCGGCCGACGTCGCCGGCGTCCCGTCGATCATCATCGCGCGGACGGATGCCCTCGCCGCGACGCTCCTGACGAGCGACCACGACGAGCGCGACCGCCCCTTCGTGACCGGCGAGCGCACCGCCGAAGGCTTCTACGAGGTGCAGAACGGCATCGAGCCGGTCATCGCCCGCGGCCTCGCCTACGCCGAATACGCCGACCTGCTGTGGGTCGAGTCGGCCGAGCCCGACCTGGCGCTCGCCCGCCGCTTCGCCGAGGCGGTGCACGCGAAGTTCCCCGGCAAGCGCCTCGCCTACAACTGCTCGCCGTCGTTCAACTGGAAGCGCCACCTCGACGACGACCAGATCGCGAAGTTCCAGCGCGAACTGGCATCCATGGGCTACGCGTTCCAGTTCATCACCCTCGCGGGCTTCCACGCGCTGAACCACTCGATGTTCGAGCTGGCCAGCGGCTACCGCGACCGTCAGATGTCGGCCTACGTCGAACTGCAGGAGGCCGAGTTCGCCTCGGAGGCGAACGGGTACACCGCCACCCGCCACCAGCGCGAGGTCGGCACCGGCTACTTCGACAAGATCGCCACCGCCCTGAACCCGTCGAGCGCGACCCTCGCCCTCGTCGGATCCACCGAAGAAGCCCAGTTCTGA
- the aceB gene encoding malate synthase A: protein MNTTPSATLEERETASVSESFETVASRIEVTEPYGERYEEILTPAALDFLAALHDRFAGTRHELLAARLQTRIDTANGRDPKFLPETEWIRLDPEWRVAGAAPGLEDRRVEITGPTDRKMAINALNSDAKVWLADQEDATSPTWANVIEGQLSLFDALRGRLSYTSPEGKEYRVARDIIETPTIVLRPRGWHLVEKHIRFHDRAGRDMHASGSLVDFGLYFFHNAARLIELGRGPYFYLPKLEHHLEARLWNDIFVFAQEYLGIPQGTIRATVLIETIQAAFQMEEILYELREHCAGLNAGRWDYIFSIVKTFRCRGRRWVLPNRTDITMTVPFMRAYTELLVASCHKRGAHAIGGMSAFIPNRRDPEVTERAFAAVTADKRREAGDGFDGTWVAHPDLIPVARAEFDAVLGEAPNQVGRLRDDVSVSAADLLDIPSAGGSVTDAGVVDNVSVAIRYLESWLRGIGAAAIDNLMEDAATAEISRSQIWQWLHENTVTAEGRTIDQAYIVAAMGEAVAALQRFDGDRFDDAIQVFRTVALEPEFPTFLTVGAYARYL from the coding sequence ATGAACACCACGCCCAGCGCCACGCTCGAGGAGCGCGAGACGGCATCCGTCTCCGAGAGCTTCGAGACCGTCGCCTCGCGCATCGAGGTCACCGAGCCGTACGGCGAGCGCTACGAGGAGATCCTGACGCCCGCCGCCCTCGACTTCCTCGCCGCCCTGCACGACCGCTTCGCCGGCACCCGGCACGAGCTGCTCGCCGCCCGCCTGCAGACGCGGATCGACACGGCCAACGGCCGCGACCCGAAGTTCCTGCCCGAAACCGAGTGGATTCGCCTCGACCCCGAATGGCGGGTCGCCGGCGCGGCCCCCGGCCTCGAAGACCGCCGGGTCGAGATCACCGGCCCGACCGACCGCAAGATGGCCATCAACGCGCTGAACTCCGACGCGAAGGTGTGGCTCGCCGACCAGGAGGACGCCACGAGCCCCACCTGGGCGAACGTCATCGAAGGGCAGCTGTCGCTCTTCGACGCGCTGCGCGGGCGGCTGTCGTACACGAGCCCCGAGGGCAAGGAATACCGCGTCGCACGCGACATCATCGAGACCCCGACGATCGTGCTGCGCCCGCGCGGCTGGCACCTCGTCGAGAAGCACATCCGCTTCCACGACCGGGCGGGCCGCGACATGCACGCCTCCGGCTCGCTCGTCGACTTCGGCCTGTACTTCTTCCACAACGCCGCCCGGCTCATCGAGCTCGGCCGCGGGCCGTACTTCTACCTGCCGAAGCTCGAGCACCACCTCGAGGCACGGCTGTGGAACGACATCTTCGTGTTCGCGCAGGAGTACCTCGGGATCCCGCAGGGCACGATCCGGGCGACCGTGCTCATCGAGACCATCCAGGCCGCGTTCCAGATGGAGGAGATCCTCTACGAGCTCCGCGAGCACTGCGCGGGCCTGAACGCCGGGCGCTGGGACTACATCTTCTCGATCGTGAAGACGTTCCGCTGCCGCGGCCGCCGCTGGGTGCTGCCGAACCGCACCGACATCACGATGACGGTGCCGTTCATGCGGGCCTACACCGAACTGCTCGTCGCGAGCTGCCACAAGCGCGGGGCGCATGCCATCGGCGGCATGAGCGCGTTCATCCCGAACCGTCGCGACCCCGAGGTCACGGAGCGTGCCTTCGCGGCGGTCACGGCCGACAAGCGCCGCGAGGCCGGTGACGGCTTCGACGGCACCTGGGTGGCCCACCCCGACCTCATCCCGGTCGCGCGGGCCGAGTTCGACGCGGTGCTCGGCGAAGCGCCGAACCAGGTCGGGCGCCTCCGCGACGACGTGTCGGTGAGCGCCGCGGACCTCCTCGACATCCCGTCGGCCGGTGGGTCGGTGACGGATGCCGGGGTCGTCGACAACGTCTCGGTCGCGATCCGCTACCTCGAGTCGTGGTTGCGGGGCATCGGCGCCGCGGCGATCGACAACCTCATGGAGGACGCGGCGACCGCCGAGATCTCGCGCTCGCAGATCTGGCAGTGGCTGCACGAGAACACCGTCACCGCCGAGGGGCGCACCATCGACCAGGCGTACATCGTCGCGGCGATGGGCGAGGCCGTCGCAGCCCTGCAGCGGTTCGACGGCGACCGTTTCGACGATGCGATCCAGGTGTTCCGCACCGTCGCGCTCGAGCCGGAGTTCCCGACGTTCCTCACGGTCGGGGCGTACGCGCGCTACCTCTGA
- the fgd gene encoding glucose-6-phosphate dehydrogenase (coenzyme-F420), giving the protein MTEPRPLTLGYKASAEQFAPRELVEIAVAAEGNGFESVFTSDHFQPWRHDGGHAPFSLAWMAAVGERTSGIRIGTSVMTPTFRYNPAVVAQAFATLGCLSPGRIVAGFGTGEALNEIATGFRGAGDQEWPEFKERFARLRESVRLMRELWRGDRVSFAGDYYSTHDASIYDVPEGGVPVYIAAGGPTVAKYAGRVGDGFIATSGKGAELYTDKLIPAVKEGAEAAGRDFDSIDRMIEIKLSYEESEEAALENTRFWSPLSLTPEQKHSITDPIEMERAADALPIEQIAKRWIVGTDPDAVADEIGQYLDWGFNHLVFHAPGADQLRFQELFARDLAPRLRARGLPG; this is encoded by the coding sequence ATGACCGAACCGCGCCCCCTCACCCTCGGATACAAGGCATCGGCGGAGCAGTTCGCCCCGCGCGAGCTCGTCGAGATCGCCGTCGCCGCAGAGGGCAACGGCTTCGAATCCGTCTTCACGAGCGATCACTTCCAGCCCTGGCGGCACGACGGCGGGCATGCGCCGTTCTCGCTCGCGTGGATGGCGGCCGTCGGCGAGCGCACGAGCGGCATCCGCATCGGCACGAGCGTGATGACGCCCACGTTCCGCTACAACCCGGCGGTCGTCGCACAGGCCTTCGCGACCCTCGGCTGCCTCTCGCCCGGGCGGATCGTCGCCGGGTTCGGCACCGGCGAAGCGCTGAACGAGATCGCGACCGGCTTCCGCGGCGCGGGCGATCAGGAGTGGCCCGAGTTCAAGGAGCGCTTCGCGAGGCTCCGCGAGTCGGTGCGGCTCATGCGCGAACTGTGGCGCGGCGACCGGGTGAGCTTCGCCGGCGACTACTACTCGACGCACGACGCGTCGATCTACGACGTGCCCGAGGGCGGCGTCCCCGTCTACATCGCCGCCGGCGGGCCGACCGTCGCGAAGTACGCCGGCCGCGTCGGCGACGGCTTCATCGCGACGAGCGGCAAGGGCGCGGAGCTCTACACCGACAAGCTCATCCCGGCGGTCAAGGAGGGCGCGGAGGCCGCTGGCCGCGACTTCGACTCGATCGACCGGATGATCGAGATCAAGCTGAGCTACGAGGAGAGCGAGGAGGCCGCGCTCGAGAACACGCGCTTCTGGTCGCCGCTGTCGCTCACGCCCGAGCAGAAGCACTCCATCACCGACCCGATCGAGATGGAACGCGCCGCCGACGCCCTGCCGATCGAGCAGATCGCCAAGCGCTGGATCGTCGGCACCGACCCCGACGCCGTCGCCGACGAGATCGGGCAGTATCTCGATTGGGGCTTCAACCACCTCGTCTTCCATGCCCCGGGAGCCGATCAGCTGCGCTTCCAGGAGCTCTTCGCCCGCGACCTCGCACCCCGGCTGCGCGCGCGTGGCCTCCCCGGCTGA
- a CDS encoding IclR family transcriptional regulator domain-containing protein produces MALEAMPGDGFVQSLARGLAVVRAFDAEHTRMTLSEVASRTGLTRATARRFLLTLATLGYVRAEDGRFELTPRVLELGYAYLSALRLPEIIQPHLADLSRRIGESSSASVLDGDDIVYIARASTRRIMRVDIMIGTRMPAATTAMGRVLLAGRAADAGVDAVGAAGPAGAVDAGAAAVDAAGSAPGTLDVAAAVARAAADGFALVDGELEPGLRSVAVPVHARGGEVVAAVNVAVSTRTPLDELAGPLLDALRDTAARIESDLALQ; encoded by the coding sequence ATGGCGCTCGAGGCGATGCCCGGCGACGGATTCGTCCAGTCGCTGGCCCGTGGTCTCGCCGTCGTGCGCGCCTTCGACGCCGAGCACACGCGCATGACGCTCAGCGAGGTCGCCTCCCGCACCGGGCTGACCCGGGCGACCGCGCGCCGATTCCTGCTCACGCTCGCGACGCTCGGCTACGTTCGCGCCGAGGACGGCCGCTTCGAGCTCACGCCGCGCGTGCTCGAACTCGGGTACGCGTACCTGTCGGCGCTACGGCTGCCGGAGATCATCCAGCCGCATCTCGCCGACCTCTCCCGGCGCATCGGCGAATCGTCATCAGCCTCAGTGCTCGACGGCGACGACATCGTCTACATCGCCCGCGCATCCACCCGACGCATCATGCGCGTCGACATCATGATCGGCACCCGGATGCCCGCGGCGACCACCGCGATGGGCCGCGTGCTCCTCGCCGGGCGCGCGGCGGATGCCGGAGTGGATGCCGTAGGAGCAGCAGGTCCCGCGGGAGCGGTGGATGCCGGGGCGGCCGCCGTGGATGCCGCGGGCTCCGCCCCCGGAACCCTGGACGTCGCTGCGGCGGTCGCCCGCGCCGCCGCCGACGGATTCGCCCTGGTCGACGGCGAACTCGAGCCCGGGCTGCGCTCGGTCGCCGTGCCCGTTCATGCCCGCGGCGGCGAGGTCGTCGCGGCCGTCAACGTCGCCGTGAGCACCCGCACCCCGCTCGACGAGCTCGCCGGCCCGCTGCTCGACGCCCTCCGCGACACCGCCGCACGCATCGAATCCGACCTCGCGCTCCAGTGA
- a CDS encoding thiolase family protein, whose amino-acid sequence MSAAYVYDAVRTPFGKLGGGLAGIRPDDLGAHVIAALVERSGIDPATIDEVSFGDANQAGEDNRNVARMSGLLAGLPTSVPAVTVNRLCGSSVESVIQASRAIETGDAGVVVAGGVESMSRAPWVVGKPSRPYPHGDQVMHSSTLGWRFVNPRMDARWTIPNGESAEILADRFGISREEQDAFAVRSHRNAAAAWDTGAYDAESVPVPGTALERDEGIRPASTLETLAPLKPAFRADGTVTAGNSSPLSDGASALLVGGETLPGSAVEPLARITGRGIAGNDPDVFGIAPVEAANRALARAGRSWADVDLVELNEAFAAQSLACLRLWPELDPEKLNVHGGAIALGHPLGASGGRIVGHLAHELARTGGRVGVAAICIGVGQGLAVVLER is encoded by the coding sequence ATGAGCGCCGCGTACGTCTACGACGCCGTCCGCACCCCCTTCGGCAAGCTCGGCGGCGGGCTCGCCGGCATCCGCCCCGACGACCTCGGCGCGCACGTGATCGCTGCGCTCGTCGAGCGCAGCGGCATCGACCCGGCCACGATCGACGAGGTGTCCTTCGGCGACGCGAACCAGGCCGGCGAAGACAACCGCAACGTCGCCCGCATGTCGGGGCTGCTCGCCGGGCTGCCCACCTCGGTGCCGGCCGTGACGGTGAACCGTCTCTGCGGGTCGAGCGTCGAGTCGGTGATCCAGGCGAGCCGGGCGATCGAGACCGGCGATGCCGGGGTCGTCGTGGCCGGCGGGGTCGAGTCGATGAGCCGGGCGCCGTGGGTCGTCGGCAAGCCCTCCCGGCCGTACCCGCACGGCGACCAGGTCATGCACTCCTCGACGCTGGGCTGGCGCTTCGTGAACCCGCGGATGGATGCCCGGTGGACGATCCCGAACGGGGAGTCGGCCGAGATCCTCGCCGACCGTTTCGGCATCTCGCGCGAGGAGCAGGACGCCTTCGCGGTGCGTAGCCACCGAAACGCGGCCGCCGCCTGGGACACCGGTGCCTATGACGCCGAGTCGGTTCCGGTGCCGGGCACCGCGCTCGAGCGCGACGAGGGCATCCGCCCGGCATCCACCCTCGAGACCCTGGCCCCGTTGAAGCCCGCGTTCCGCGCCGACGGAACCGTCACCGCCGGCAACTCCTCGCCCCTCAGCGACGGCGCCTCGGCGCTGCTCGTCGGCGGCGAAACGCTGCCCGGCTCCGCTGTCGAACCCCTTGCCCGTATCACCGGCCGTGGCATCGCCGGCAACGACCCCGACGTCTTCGGCATCGCCCCCGTCGAGGCCGCGAACCGTGCCCTCGCGCGCGCCGGACGCAGCTGGGCCGACGTCGACCTCGTGGAACTGAACGAGGCCTTCGCGGCGCAGAGCCTCGCGTGCCTCCGACTCTGGCCCGAGCTCGACCCCGAGAAGCTCAACGTGCACGGCGGGGCGATCGCGCTCGGGCATCCGCTCGGGGCATCGGGCGGGCGTATCGTCGGTCACCTCGCCCACGAACTGGCCCGCACGGGCGGGCGCGTCGGCGTCGCCGCGATCTGCATCGGCGTCGGGCAGGGCCTCGCGGTCGTACTGGAACGATGA
- a CDS encoding 3-oxoacid CoA-transferase subunit B, which yields MSGRIGRTELAARIAADIPEGAIVNLGIGAPTLVADQLPADREIILHTENGMLGMGPAPEPGHEDPDLINAGKQPVTELTGAAYFHHADSFGMMRGGHLDVCVLGAFQVSERGDLANWSTGEPGAIPAVGGAMDLAIGAKAVYVMTDLFTRAGEPKLVETCGYPVTGLGCVTRVYTDHAVFDVTEAGFAVTELFACNTVAELSERTGLRLVDATGGAGAAAAPEETAR from the coding sequence ATGAGCGGCCGCATCGGACGCACCGAACTGGCCGCGCGCATCGCAGCCGACATCCCCGAGGGCGCGATCGTGAACCTCGGCATCGGAGCCCCCACCCTCGTCGCCGATCAGCTGCCGGCCGACCGCGAGATCATCCTGCACACCGAGAACGGCATGCTCGGCATGGGCCCGGCGCCCGAGCCGGGGCACGAGGATCCGGACCTCATCAACGCCGGCAAGCAGCCCGTGACCGAGCTGACGGGTGCTGCGTACTTCCATCACGCCGACTCGTTCGGGATGATGCGCGGCGGGCACCTCGACGTGTGCGTGCTCGGCGCGTTCCAGGTCTCGGAGCGCGGCGACCTCGCGAACTGGTCGACAGGCGAGCCCGGGGCGATCCCCGCCGTCGGCGGCGCGATGGATCTCGCGATCGGCGCGAAAGCCGTCTACGTCATGACCGACCTGTTCACGCGGGCCGGGGAGCCGAAGCTCGTCGAGACGTGCGGCTACCCGGTGACCGGCCTCGGTTGCGTGACCCGCGTCTACACCGACCACGCGGTCTTCGACGTCACCGAGGCGGGTTTCGCTGTGACGGAGCTGTTCGCCTGCAACACGGTCGCCGAGCTCTCCGAGCGCACCGGGCTTCGGCTCGTGGATGCCACGGGCGGCGCGGGCGCGGCCGCCGCCCCCGAGGAGACCGCACGATGA